A single Leptolyngbya sp. 'hensonii' DNA region contains:
- a CDS encoding IS1 family transposase (programmed frameshift), which translates to MECKLCGHSKTHKHGKMPNGHQRYFCLGCQQTFSESFDTLYYYRHVSPEQIQQVLQAHSEGTSLRGISRISGLAYNTVVSIIRRASSKAQLIHNQEVAQVETEEVSAXEMWSFVKKQKQCLPLELDLGDCWVGLSLANSSGLILAARVGKHTDELIEELMVTTEGKTECKQWNSDDWGGYERVLPPEIHHHIGKDKTQRLERTNGIIRQQTGRWHRRQNKFGKVWEQTKVTTRLVVSYFNWIWRHSRFKTTAAQRANLAAEPWTWQDFATYPTII; encoded by the exons ATGGAATGTAAGCTCTGCGGTCATTCTAAGACTCACAAGCATGGCAAGATGCCGAATGGGCATCAACGCTACTTTTGCCTGGGGTGCCAACAAACCTTCTCAGAGAGTTTTGACACCCTCTACTACTACCGTCACGTCAGTCCAGAGCAAATTCAACAAGTCCTGCAAGCTCACAGTGAGGGCACCAGTTTACGAGGGATTAGTCGGATTAGCGGGTTAGCTTATAACACGGTAGTGAGTATTATTCGACGAGCGAGTAGCAAAGCTCAACTCATCCACAATCAGGAGGTGGCTCAAGTTGAAACCGAGGAGGTGAGTGCTGMTGAGATGTGGTCCTTTGTG AAAAAACAGAAGCAATGTCTGCCCCTAGAATTAGACCTGGGAGACTGTTGGGTGGGGTTGAGTTTAGCCAATAGCAGTGGGCTGATCTTGGCGGCCCGTGTGGGAAAGCATACGGATGAGTTGATTGAAGAACTGATGGTCACAACGGAAGGAAAAACGGAGTGCAAACAGTGGAATAGCGATGATTGGGGAGGGTATGAACGAGTCCTTCCACCAGAAATTCATCATCACATTGGTAAGGATAAAACCCAACGATTAGAGAGAACCAATGGTATTATCCGGCAACAAACAGGACGGTGGCATCGACGGCAAAACAAGTTTGGCAAGGTGTGGGAGCAAACGAAGGTGACTACACGATTGGTTGTCAGTTATTTCAATTGGATTTGGCGGCATAGCCGATTCAAAACAACTGCGGCTCAACGAGCAAACTTGGCAGCAGAGCCTTGGACTTGGCAAGACTTCGCAACTTATCCAACAATTATTTGA
- a CDS encoding addiction module protein has translation MRSIEQLTEEILSLPSASRALLADKLVESLEFDTDSAIQAVWVTEAKRRRDEVRNGSVQPISGEDALAQVRRLMVVRQTDVGLVE, from the coding sequence ATGCGATCAATTGAGCAACTGACGGAGGAAATACTATCCTTGCCGAGTGCATCAAGAGCGCTTCTTGCGGACAAGTTGGTGGAAAGCTTGGAGTTCGACACTGACTCAGCAATTCAGGCAGTTTGGGTAACTGAAGCCAAGCGACGCCGAGATGAAGTGCGAAATGGTTCTGTTCAGCCAATTTCAGGTGAAGATGCTTTAGCGCAAGTCAGACGGCTGATGGTAGTGCGTCAAACTGATGTGGGTCTGGTAGAGTAA
- a CDS encoding helix-turn-helix domain-containing protein — protein MNGKQVRKNTSAAAMVEYIVGCKWSMQILSLICQGVDRPGVITRSIDGLTTKVQNDCLSKMVSFGILDKFSYPEVPPRVEYKLTSFGRRFITVLDTIAELQREIDANCGSITTPVHPTVSRLSVEIEK, from the coding sequence ATGAATGGGAAACAAGTCAGAAAAAACACTTCAGCCGCCGCAATGGTGGAGTACATCGTTGGCTGCAAGTGGTCAATGCAAATTTTGAGCTTGATTTGTCAGGGGGTCGATCGTCCCGGAGTAATTACACGCTCTATTGATGGACTCACAACAAAAGTACAAAACGATTGCCTGAGCAAAATGGTCAGTTTCGGAATTCTAGACAAATTTTCTTACCCAGAAGTTCCACCACGAGTTGAATATAAACTCACTAGTTTCGGGCGGCGCTTCATTACGGTTTTAGATACGATTGCAGAGTTGCAGCGTGAGATAGACGCTAATTGCGGCAGCATAACAACGCCCGTGCACCCGACCGTATCAAGGTTATCTGTAGAGATCGAGAAGTGA
- a CDS encoding SDR family oxidoreductase, producing MYQEFQQRQALIIGGSSGIGQTVAETLLNYGASVTVVARNSEKLQAVLSHLEQFGKVQGWQADISNRQETSRFVERIANELPSVHYLVNSAGVFLPKTFLDHSEADYDLYLNINHGTFFATQQVVRNMAQRGQGGAIVNIGSMWAHQAVLATPSSAYSMAKAGLHSLTQHLALELSSQEELNIKRSRE from the coding sequence ATGTACCAAGAATTTCAGCAGCGGCAAGCATTGATCATTGGTGGGAGTAGTGGCATCGGACAGACGGTTGCAGAAACCCTCTTAAATTATGGAGCATCTGTAACAGTCGTCGCACGCAATTCTGAGAAGCTTCAGGCAGTCTTGTCCCACCTAGAGCAGTTCGGCAAAGTTCAGGGGTGGCAGGCAGATATCAGCAATCGCCAAGAGACATCTCGATTTGTAGAGCGTATTGCGAATGAGCTACCGAGTGTGCATTACCTGGTAAATTCTGCTGGCGTTTTTCTGCCAAAGACTTTTCTTGACCATTCTGAAGCGGACTACGATCTCTACCTCAACATCAATCATGGAACCTTTTTTGCAACCCAACAAGTTGTCCGTAACATGGCTCAGCGTGGGCAGGGTGGTGCAATTGTCAATATTGGCTCAATGTGGGCACATCAGGCTGTTCTAGCGACACCCTCTTCTGCTTACTCAATGGCAAAAGCAGGTTTACACTCTCTCACGCAACATTTGGCGTTGGAACTAAGTAGTCAGGAGGAATTAAATATAAAACGTTCCAGGGAGTAA
- a CDS encoding transposase, with translation VMDWIAEKASVTLAQTGRLTVVVQDNGSAHTSRLAQQQWLKWQAQGLFLFWLPPYCSEMNRIEEQWHQLKTHEIAGRMFEHEVDLADAIIEGMQARSSRGNYSLERFIFNSS, from the coding sequence GTCATGGACTGGATTGCCGAGAAGGCATCTGTTACCCTGGCTCAAACGGGGCGATTAACGGTAGTTGTTCAAGATAATGGCTCTGCCCATACCAGTCGTCTGGCTCAGCAACAATGGCTCAAGTGGCAAGCCCAAGGATTGTTCCTCTTCTGGTTGCCACCCTACTGTTCTGAGATGAATCGGATCGAGGAGCAGTGGCATCAACTCAAAACCCATGAAATTGCTGGGCGGATGTTTGAGCATGAAGTTGATTTAGCCGATGCGATCATCGAGGGAATGCAAGCTCGTAGTAGTAGGGGCAATTACTCCCTGGAACGTTTTATATTTAATTCCTCCTGA